The following proteins are co-located in the Silene latifolia isolate original U9 population chromosome 1, ASM4854445v1, whole genome shotgun sequence genome:
- the LOC141651290 gene encoding uncharacterized protein LOC141651290, with translation MMLALNLPLQFISMIMECVETASYSLVLNGEVFGHFKGGKGLRQGDPLSPLLSTIAMEYLSRVLQYTTTSMPFKHHPLCSKLMLSHLMFADDLLLFSKGDTDSIMVAGFTEGQLPFRYLGVPITCGRMKKCDCNILVEKLIARIRSFGSRKLSYAGRLLLKLLVDGSADYIRVPLVSWEKVCSPKHEGGLGIRDSLAWNYATFGKLVWWIYCCPNRLWVRWVNQIYLKGSNWTDYTPSGDISWGWKNVCRVRDMLVSGYSNGQWILGTKGYSVSQGYELLRNKFQSMVWANHIWNNWCIPKHQFVGWLIQMNALQLKGKLFRLGIVSDDLCVLCSNAYETVDHLFQECEYSRRLLELFAQKCGLRNKARVKGCILRPELVFKKLIREMNVWLKAKTEMAMDIRDRVWFNSLQM, from the exons ATGATGCTTGCTCTGAATTTGCCTCTACAGTTTATTAGTATGATTATGGAATGTGTGGAGACAGCTTCCTATTCTCTGGTTTTGAATGGTGAAGTATTTGGGCACTTCAAGGGTGGTAAAGGGTTAAGGCAGGGGGATCCCTTATCCCCTCTCCTCTCTACTATTGCTATGGAATACCTAAGTAGAGTTTTGCAGTATACAACCACTAGTATGCCTTTTAAGCATCATCCCCTTTGCAGCAAGCTGATGTTGTCCCACctaatgtttgctgatgaccttCTTCTATTCAGTAAGGGGGACACTGATTCTATTATG GTAGCTGGGTTTACTGAAGGCCAGCTCCCTTTCAGATATTTGGGAGTTCCTATTACTTGTGGGAGGATGAAGAAATGTGATTGCAATATTCTAGTGGAGAAACTGATAGCAAGAATTAGGAGTTTTGGTTCAAGAAAACTTTCATATGCTGGAAGATTGCTCCTG AAACTACTTGTGGATGGTAGTGCTGATTATATAAGAGTTCCTTTAGTCAGTTGGGAAAAGGTTTGTTCTCCTAAGCATGAAGGGGGTTTAGGTATCAGAGATAGCCTAGCCTGGAATTATGCTACATTTGGAAAGTTGGTTTGGTGGATCTACTGTTGCCCTAACAGGTTGTGGGTGAGATGGGTCAATCAAATTTATTTAAAGGGTAGTAATTGGACTGATTATACTCCCAGTGGTGACATTAGTTGGGGGTGGAAGAATGTCTGTAGAGTAAGGGATATGTTGGTATCTGGTTACTCTAATGGACAATGGATTCTTGGTACTAAGGGTTACTCTGTCAGTCAAGGGTATGAGTTGCTGAGAAATAAATTCCAGAGTATGGTGTGGGCTAACCATATATGGAATAATTGGTGCATTCCCAAGCATCAATTCGTTGGATGGTTGATTCAAATGAATGCCTTGCAACTGAAGGGAAAACTTTTTCGTCTGGGCATTGTGAGTGATGATCTTTGTGTGTTGTGCTCTAATGCTTATGAAACTGTGGATCACTTATTTCAGGAATGTGAGTATAGCAGAAGGCTTCTGGAGTTGTTTGCCCAGAAGTGTGGATTG AGGAACAAAGCTAGAGTTAAGGGATGCATTCTTCGACCTGAATTAGTGTTCAAGAAGCTAATCAGGGAGATGAATGTATGGTTGAAGGCTAAAACTGAAATGGCTATGGATATTAGAGATAGAGTATGGTTTAATAGTCTTCAAATGTAA